In Thermococcus sp. 21S7, one DNA window encodes the following:
- a CDS encoding glycosyltransferase — protein sequence MRVIVGIPSYNNAETIPFVVKQAAEGLMKYFGGGIVVNADGGSTDGTREAVLGTKVPDGVEVHSFVYGWPIPGKGSAMKELMEFALGRDADALVFVDSDLRSITPEWIYRFAKPIEEGYDFVAPLYIRHKWDGTITNNIAYPMTASLYGKNVRQPIGGDFGVSRKLMEVYLEDEEVWKTHVARFGVDIFLTTTAIARGFKITQTALGMKIHDPKDPAASLGPMFNQVVGTLFMLMEKYENVWKDVRTIEPVPVFGELEKGEPEPVKVTLELLEIRAKELFAQHEPVLKRALGKETLKGVVDALKTFEFDDRLWSHVLYDGAVAYKNGILTEAEPLVPLYFAKTADFIKRTMDMSTLEAEKLIEERARVFLEEKDYLLERW from the coding sequence ATGAGGGTCATCGTTGGAATTCCCAGTTACAACAACGCGGAAACAATCCCCTTTGTCGTTAAGCAGGCCGCCGAGGGGCTGATGAAGTACTTCGGAGGGGGAATCGTCGTCAACGCCGACGGAGGAAGCACCGACGGGACGAGGGAGGCGGTTCTGGGGACGAAGGTTCCAGACGGTGTCGAGGTTCACAGCTTCGTCTACGGCTGGCCGATTCCCGGGAAGGGCAGCGCCATGAAGGAGCTCATGGAGTTCGCCCTCGGAAGAGACGCCGACGCGCTCGTCTTCGTGGACAGCGATCTGAGGAGCATAACCCCGGAGTGGATATACCGCTTCGCCAAGCCCATCGAGGAGGGCTATGACTTCGTGGCACCGCTCTACATAAGGCACAAGTGGGATGGAACCATAACCAACAACATAGCCTACCCAATGACTGCCTCGCTCTACGGAAAGAACGTCAGACAGCCGATAGGCGGGGACTTCGGAGTGAGCAGAAAGCTCATGGAGGTCTACCTCGAAGACGAGGAAGTCTGGAAGACCCACGTCGCGCGCTTTGGCGTGGACATATTCCTGACGACGACGGCCATAGCGAGGGGCTTCAAAATCACCCAGACGGCCCTGGGAATGAAGATACACGACCCCAAGGATCCAGCCGCTTCCCTCGGCCCCATGTTCAACCAGGTCGTCGGAACGCTGTTCATGCTGATGGAGAAGTACGAGAACGTCTGGAAGGACGTGAGAACGATAGAGCCCGTTCCGGTCTTCGGGGAGCTTGAGAAAGGCGAACCCGAGCCCGTAAAGGTGACCCTGGAGCTTCTCGAAATAAGGGCGAAGGAGCTCTTTGCCCAGCACGAGCCGGTGCTGAAGAGGGCACTGGGCAAAGAGACGCTCAAGGGAGTGGTGGATGCACTCAAGACCTTCGAGTTCGACGACAGGCTCTGGAGCCACGTCCTCTACGACGGAGCCGTGGCATACAAAAACGGAATTCTAACCGAGGCGGAACCCCTCGTGCCGCTGTACTTCGCAAAGACGGCGGATTTCATCAAGAGAACGATGGACATGAGCACCCTTGAGGCCGAGAAACTGATAGAGGAGAGGGCAAGGGTATTCCTTGAGGAGAAGGACTACCTCCTTGAGCGCTGGTAG
- a CDS encoding Gfo/Idh/MocA family oxidoreductase, with protein MKKLNFGIISYAHPHALRFASTIAGGRGTKLVAISGDGSNPDVARAEAKKYGAKFYRNYEALLRDENVEAVYIAIETYRHREIAVRAAEEGKHILLEKPIALNLRDADEVIRAAKKAGVKLMLPFNPRFTEPLMKAKEMIDTGEIGPIEYIQTISENVKPPIFLQGLDMGWFLDVNKSGGGGFMDTAPHGVDSLLWLTGDLPKKVYADIGAKIYGFPVDDIGTAVLEFRNGVLAVLTAGWGNPRGYSYGIEIKYYLVGRDGFLDVRTAYPDFTVYQDRAEKIYWDRPDVRGIVSSFTRAVLKDEDVPITGEDAKKNLAIILAAYESSRKGKTVKPRL; from the coding sequence ATGAAGAAGCTCAACTTCGGAATAATAAGCTACGCCCATCCCCACGCCCTCCGCTTTGCCTCCACCATCGCGGGGGGCAGGGGGACGAAGCTCGTGGCCATATCCGGCGATGGCTCCAACCCTGACGTTGCACGCGCCGAGGCGAAGAAGTACGGGGCGAAGTTCTACAGAAACTACGAGGCACTCCTGAGGGATGAGAATGTCGAGGCGGTTTACATAGCCATCGAGACGTACAGGCACAGGGAGATAGCCGTCAGGGCCGCCGAGGAGGGCAAGCACATACTCCTTGAGAAACCCATAGCCCTGAACCTCAGGGATGCGGACGAGGTTATAAGGGCCGCCAAAAAGGCCGGCGTAAAGCTCATGCTCCCGTTCAACCCCAGGTTCACGGAGCCCCTCATGAAGGCGAAGGAGATGATTGACACTGGCGAGATAGGCCCCATCGAGTACATCCAGACGATTTCGGAGAACGTTAAGCCCCCGATATTCCTTCAGGGTCTTGACATGGGCTGGTTTTTGGACGTGAACAAGTCCGGGGGCGGGGGCTTCATGGACACGGCGCCCCACGGCGTTGACTCCCTCCTCTGGCTCACTGGGGACCTCCCCAAGAAGGTCTACGCGGACATAGGCGCCAAGATATACGGCTTCCCGGTGGATGATATAGGCACCGCAGTCCTTGAGTTCAGGAACGGCGTTCTGGCCGTTCTCACTGCCGGCTGGGGCAATCCGAGGGGCTACTCCTACGGCATCGAGATAAAGTACTACCTCGTCGGAAGGGATGGATTCCTCGACGTGAGAACGGCCTATCCGGACTTCACCGTCTACCAGGACAGGGCCGAGAAGATATACTGGGACAGGCCGGACGTAAGGGGGATAGTGAGTTCATTCACCAGGGCCGTTCTGAAGGATGAGGACGTCCCCATAACCGGCGAGGATGCGAAGAAGAACCTTGCGATAATTTTGGCGGCCTATGAATCATCCAGAAAAGGCAAAACCGTGAAGCCTCGGCTTTAA
- a CDS encoding fucose isomerase, whose product MIAVVTFTDPRPTALSRERERALMEKHSHLIEELKRAGFEVLDVNERLGKYEALKAGKNFGVDSMEESFRAGEIIAGGSASGIIAGLWHWTESNLVTALVRGTERPILLYADDDPAWAGTTCITSVGASLWESAVNEYALNHVRLKGDVKKVKAWVRAAEAVSKLSKKSLLLWGAPYTLGMEHLMDDLPRLKRIVGDFIMLDQYVLVRKAEKLLSDEKLRIRVEEFYDWLTEKTEVKFDDIMLTPEALRRQIALYLAAKESWSEQGGVSAVSIKCQPELSEVYGVTACLIPALFPFNLDAEGEKEVIPATCEGDVKGTISSALLFYLSGNPPLFGDIKYVDDEVVMIANCGAASLYYARLSENPEENLRATTVQGQCQGASGGALTYRTPPAKFTVARLIRRGGEYYLLYFLAEGVEITEGLESKLKWGRQWPHTAIKNPLDKDGFISAMGANHLSLVPGDYTEELRFTARLWRVKAINLEDPREVKSFLEG is encoded by the coding sequence ATGATAGCGGTGGTAACGTTCACTGACCCCCGGCCCACGGCGCTTTCTAGAGAGCGCGAGAGGGCTTTGATGGAAAAGCACTCCCACCTCATCGAGGAGCTGAAGAGGGCCGGCTTTGAAGTTCTCGACGTGAACGAGAGGCTTGGAAAATACGAAGCTCTCAAAGCAGGGAAGAACTTCGGGGTAGATTCGATGGAGGAGAGCTTCAGGGCTGGGGAAATCATAGCTGGGGGCTCCGCCTCGGGAATAATAGCCGGCCTCTGGCACTGGACGGAGAGCAACCTAGTCACTGCGCTCGTCAGGGGAACCGAGAGGCCGATACTCCTCTACGCCGACGATGACCCCGCGTGGGCCGGAACCACGTGCATCACGTCTGTCGGGGCCTCACTCTGGGAGAGTGCTGTGAACGAGTACGCACTGAACCACGTCCGCCTCAAAGGGGACGTTAAAAAGGTAAAGGCCTGGGTCAGAGCCGCTGAGGCTGTCTCAAAGCTCTCCAAGAAGTCCCTCCTCCTCTGGGGCGCGCCCTACACCCTCGGGATGGAGCACCTAATGGACGACCTGCCGAGGCTTAAGAGAATCGTCGGCGACTTCATAATGCTCGACCAGTATGTTCTGGTGAGGAAGGCGGAGAAGCTCCTCTCGGACGAGAAGCTGAGGATTCGTGTGGAGGAGTTCTACGACTGGCTGACAGAGAAAACGGAAGTCAAGTTTGACGACATCATGCTGACACCAGAGGCACTGAGGAGGCAGATAGCGCTCTATCTCGCCGCAAAGGAGAGCTGGAGCGAACAGGGAGGCGTTTCGGCCGTCTCGATAAAGTGCCAGCCAGAGCTGAGCGAGGTCTACGGCGTTACGGCCTGCCTGATTCCTGCGCTGTTCCCGTTCAACCTAGACGCCGAAGGCGAGAAGGAGGTAATCCCGGCCACCTGCGAGGGCGACGTCAAGGGCACGATAAGCTCGGCGCTCCTCTTCTATCTGAGCGGGAACCCCCCGCTCTTCGGGGACATAAAGTACGTGGACGACGAGGTCGTCATGATAGCCAACTGCGGCGCGGCTTCGCTCTACTACGCCAGGCTGAGCGAGAACCCGGAGGAGAACCTCAGAGCCACCACAGTTCAGGGACAGTGCCAGGGAGCGAGCGGCGGGGCGCTCACTTACAGAACCCCACCGGCGAAGTTCACCGTGGCGAGGCTCATACGGCGCGGGGGAGAGTACTACCTCCTCTACTTCCTCGCGGAGGGGGTCGAGATAACGGAGGGGCTGGAATCAAAGCTCAAATGGGGCCGGCAGTGGCCGCACACGGCCATAAAGAACCCGCTCGACAAGGATGGCTTTATCTCCGCCATGGGAGCCAACCACCTCTCACTTGTTCCCGGCGACTACACCGAGGAGCTCCGCTTTACCGCGAGACTCTGGAGGGTAAAGGCAATCAACCTTGAAGACCCAAGGGAAGTAAAGTCCTTCCTTGAGGGATAG
- a CDS encoding DUF371 domain-containing protein: MLREVIRCRGHENVRATHKSTLEFTKEDYLTPRGDCILCIEADKGINDLSDEFKSALRAGKRLLIRIKVGNLVDDVLAEGSPGLILDHDFSMVVRKSDYIDARTLAVRANKAARDIDRKIVELLKSPETTAEIELVIIG; this comes from the coding sequence ATGCTGAGGGAGGTAATTCGCTGCAGGGGTCACGAGAACGTCAGGGCAACGCACAAATCGACGCTGGAGTTCACAAAGGAAGACTATCTAACGCCGCGTGGAGACTGTATCCTCTGCATCGAGGCCGATAAGGGCATAAACGACCTTAGCGATGAATTTAAATCTGCTCTGAGGGCCGGAAAACGGCTCCTTATTAGGATAAAGGTTGGGAATCTGGTGGATGATGTTCTCGCCGAGGGCAGTCCTGGGCTGATACTCGACCATGATTTTTCGATGGTGGTTCGAAAGAGCGACTACATCGACGCCAGAACCCTCGCAGTAAGGGCAAACAAAGCCGCGAGGGATATAGACAGAAAAATAGTGGAGCTCCTGAAGAGCCCCGAAACCACGGCTGAGATTGAGCTGGTGATTATAGGTTAG
- a CDS encoding 30S ribosomal protein S17e yields the protein MGNIKQTFIKRVARELFDRYPNEFTSDFEHNKRKVEELTNVTSKTIRNRIAGYITRLVRMKEEGKML from the coding sequence ATGGGAAACATCAAGCAGACGTTCATCAAGAGGGTTGCCCGGGAGCTGTTTGATCGCTACCCGAACGAGTTCACCAGCGATTTCGAGCACAACAAGAGAAAGGTTGAGGAGCTCACCAACGTCACCAGCAAGACCATCAGGAACAGGATAGCCGGCTACATAACCAGGCTCGTGAGGATGAAGGAAGAGGGCAAGATGCTTTGA
- a CDS encoding amylo-alpha-1,6-glucosidase, producing the protein MRTILAGNGAFVLGDERGDMPAHYDGFYFLDTRFVRRARLEVSPDPEFLGTSSTFTRAVSHFSLDGRAILVRLRTLDGVYEERFAFYNTSGEPLKVRVRYSYEAPLEDIFQVRGFMGLKSGEAIAPAGGRYVKEGPEGRRVLFLETNMEREGSVLRAELAIPPLGKAVLYVRFIPKIEGRVSEILAEKRKTIKNVAFTGSSSIDGIFERAVENINALTLFTRFGPVPLAGIPYFACPFGRDAIITSLFLLPYYPEYTAGTLRLFGRLQGKRTNPKNEEEPGKIPHEFRLGELAQSGRVPFAPYYGTVDATPLYVALAGEYLRWTKDRGLIEELKPNLTAAVEWILGKLDDGGYITYVPGILGNKGWKDSRDAIVDEEGKLPKPPIALVEVQGYAYWALKLAGELDLTDLDEKTLLTKAERLRKRFNRDFWIGSYYALALDGEGRPLRVVSSNMGHLLLTGIAEHGEELAERLFQPDMLSRYGIRTLSAREKAYNPFSYHRGSVWPHDNALIALGLARAGRTDMAKTLMDATFDAAKLLPARELPELYSGLNELVPVPRANSPQAWSAASVFAFITAALGMEAGDELTIRPVEGVNLLVREVRFGGRRYSIRANGGVSVEPL; encoded by the coding sequence ATGAGAACCATCCTAGCCGGCAACGGTGCCTTCGTGCTGGGCGATGAGAGAGGGGACATGCCCGCCCATTACGACGGTTTTTATTTTCTCGACACCAGGTTCGTCCGGAGGGCAAGGCTTGAGGTCTCTCCAGACCCGGAGTTCCTTGGAACATCCTCAACCTTCACCAGGGCAGTTTCGCACTTTTCCCTCGACGGACGGGCAATTCTGGTGAGGCTGAGAACGCTGGATGGGGTTTACGAGGAAAGATTCGCCTTCTACAACACGTCCGGCGAACCGCTCAAGGTCCGGGTCAGGTACTCCTACGAAGCGCCCCTTGAAGACATATTCCAGGTCAGGGGATTCATGGGGCTGAAAAGCGGGGAGGCGATAGCCCCGGCCGGGGGGAGGTATGTAAAGGAGGGCCCCGAGGGAAGGAGGGTTCTCTTCCTTGAGACCAACATGGAAAGGGAGGGAAGCGTCCTAAGGGCGGAGCTCGCGATACCTCCCCTTGGAAAGGCAGTCCTCTACGTCCGCTTCATTCCAAAAATCGAGGGCAGGGTCTCGGAGATACTCGCGGAGAAAAGGAAAACGATAAAAAACGTTGCCTTCACCGGCTCATCCAGCATCGACGGGATATTTGAAAGGGCCGTGGAGAACATCAACGCCCTGACGCTCTTCACGCGCTTCGGCCCGGTTCCCCTCGCCGGAATCCCGTACTTTGCCTGTCCCTTCGGAAGGGACGCGATAATAACCTCACTCTTTCTCCTGCCGTACTACCCGGAGTACACAGCGGGCACGCTGAGGCTCTTTGGGCGGCTCCAGGGGAAGAGAACCAACCCGAAGAACGAGGAGGAGCCGGGAAAGATACCCCACGAGTTCCGCCTCGGGGAGCTTGCGCAGTCGGGGAGGGTTCCCTTCGCGCCGTACTACGGCACGGTCGATGCCACCCCACTCTACGTGGCGCTGGCGGGCGAGTACCTGCGCTGGACCAAGGACAGAGGGCTGATTGAGGAACTGAAGCCTAACCTGACGGCTGCCGTCGAGTGGATACTCGGAAAGCTCGATGATGGCGGCTACATAACCTACGTTCCAGGGATACTCGGCAACAAGGGGTGGAAGGATTCAAGGGACGCGATAGTTGATGAAGAGGGAAAACTTCCAAAGCCGCCGATAGCGCTCGTCGAGGTGCAGGGCTACGCTTACTGGGCGCTTAAGCTTGCGGGAGAGCTTGACCTGACAGACCTCGATGAAAAGACCCTCCTCACGAAGGCAGAGCGGCTCAGGAAAAGGTTCAACCGCGACTTCTGGATCGGCTCCTACTACGCCCTCGCGCTGGACGGGGAGGGGAGGCCACTTAGGGTTGTCTCCTCGAACATGGGGCACCTGCTCCTGACGGGGATAGCCGAGCACGGGGAGGAGCTTGCGGAGAGGCTTTTCCAGCCGGACATGCTCTCCCGGTACGGGATAAGAACCCTGAGTGCCAGAGAGAAAGCCTACAACCCGTTCAGCTACCACCGCGGAAGCGTATGGCCGCACGACAACGCGCTGATAGCACTCGGCTTGGCGAGGGCTGGAAGAACGGACATGGCAAAGACGCTTATGGACGCCACCTTCGACGCCGCAAAGCTTCTGCCAGCGAGGGAGCTTCCGGAGCTGTACAGCGGCCTGAACGAGCTCGTTCCCGTTCCGAGGGCCAACTCCCCGCAGGCATGGAGTGCGGCGAGCGTTTTCGCCTTCATCACCGCCGCGCTGGGAATGGAGGCAGGGGATGAGCTCACCATCCGGCCGGTGGAGGGTGTGAATCTCCTCGTGCGCGAAGTGAGGTTCGGGGGCAGGAGGTATTCGATAAGGGCCAATGGAGGAGTCAGCGTTGAACCCCTATGA
- a CDS encoding DUF835 domain-containing protein, whose amino-acid sequence MGIHNLGGLIAGLIILVISLITAYKSYGYLKKLETPLARKLALTVFVSAILAIIGSLGTSFQSTTGANVWWIMATFFTGSYTVIIMAVFLYLDLLYRATTGEFGRGTPKELRKSPPLPDKKQTNPVLPSGAFTVPPEHMSGLRQVCKFATSTLYVGRKPDVKWCQFDDVIWITRINAPNSINPSKLHVLQDEIMHFVSRHGEGSLIILCGVDHLILYNEFKSVVKFLTIMKDYMILTNSTLIVVIDEKIFDESQMAILRKELPPLEWKKIAQTMGDAALFGAIAREELRHKTAGISKTTTTEDVQEESTNSG is encoded by the coding sequence TTGGGGATTCACAACCTTGGTGGCCTAATCGCAGGGTTGATAATCCTGGTGATTTCGCTGATAACCGCGTACAAATCCTACGGGTACCTTAAAAAGCTTGAAACCCCTCTAGCAAGAAAACTCGCGCTCACAGTCTTCGTCTCGGCAATATTGGCAATCATCGGAAGCCTAGGGACGAGTTTCCAATCAACAACCGGAGCGAATGTGTGGTGGATTATGGCCACTTTCTTCACAGGCTCCTACACGGTAATAATAATGGCGGTTTTTTTGTATTTAGACCTCCTATACAGAGCCACAACTGGGGAGTTCGGGCGGGGAACGCCAAAAGAACTCAGAAAATCTCCCCCACTTCCAGACAAAAAGCAGACAAACCCAGTTCTTCCATCCGGAGCTTTCACTGTACCCCCGGAACACATGTCCGGACTTCGCCAGGTCTGCAAGTTTGCCACATCAACCCTTTACGTCGGGAGAAAGCCGGACGTGAAGTGGTGTCAGTTTGATGACGTTATCTGGATTACCAGAATAAACGCGCCGAACAGCATCAACCCATCAAAGCTCCACGTTCTGCAAGATGAGATAATGCACTTCGTATCAAGGCACGGCGAGGGCTCCCTAATAATTCTCTGCGGAGTTGATCACCTAATACTCTACAATGAGTTCAAAAGTGTGGTAAAATTCCTAACCATAATGAAGGATTACATGATCCTCACAAATTCGACACTCATAGTTGTTATCGACGAGAAAATCTTCGACGAGAGCCAAATGGCGATCCTGAGAAAAGAACTTCCCCCGCTGGAGTGGAAAAAAATCGCCCAGACAATGGGGGATGCAGCGTTGTTTGGGGCCATCGCAAGGGAGGAACTGCGACACAAAACAGCGGGAATTTCCAAAACCACAACTACCGAGGATGTCCAGGAGGAATCCACAAACAGTGGCTAA
- a CDS encoding carbohydrate kinase — translation MMVSVGEVLIDFIALQEGKLRDVKSFEKHPGGAPANVAVGLSRLGVESALVSKVGDDPFGDFLLERLRDEGVRTHISRDAEKHTGVVFVQLIGARPEFILYDGVAYFNLKPEDVETALLEGAEVVHFGTVLFAREPSRSTLLGVLEELKGKVPLSYDVNIRPDLWRGREGEMLRDIERALLLADIVKLGDGELAYLKNNGINPEDFDFKLLAVTLGEEGSYMMSGGARVHIPPYRVEPVDTTGAGDAFTAALLAGLHYSNLLGEDSMGEEHLRKIGRFANLVAALSTTRRGAWSVPKMEEVVLMREFWELYQRSRR, via the coding sequence ATGATGGTCTCTGTAGGGGAGGTCCTCATAGATTTCATAGCCCTCCAGGAGGGAAAGCTCAGGGACGTGAAGTCCTTCGAGAAGCATCCTGGCGGTGCTCCTGCAAACGTTGCGGTTGGTCTTTCAAGGCTCGGCGTTGAGAGTGCGCTGGTAAGCAAGGTCGGCGACGATCCCTTTGGGGATTTTCTGCTCGAAAGGCTTCGTGATGAGGGAGTGAGGACTCATATATCTCGGGACGCCGAAAAGCACACCGGCGTCGTCTTCGTTCAGCTCATCGGTGCCAGGCCGGAGTTCATCCTCTACGACGGCGTTGCCTACTTCAACCTGAAGCCGGAGGACGTGGAAACGGCCCTCCTAGAAGGCGCAGAGGTTGTTCACTTCGGTACCGTGCTCTTCGCCAGGGAGCCATCCCGCTCGACGCTCCTCGGAGTTTTGGAGGAGCTTAAAGGGAAGGTTCCTCTGAGCTACGACGTTAACATAAGGCCCGACCTCTGGCGCGGAAGGGAGGGAGAGATGCTCCGGGATATTGAGAGGGCCCTCCTGCTGGCGGATATAGTTAAGCTCGGCGATGGGGAGCTGGCGTACCTCAAAAACAACGGGATAAATCCAGAAGATTTCGACTTCAAACTGCTCGCGGTGACTCTGGGTGAGGAGGGTAGTTATATGATGAGTGGGGGCGCCCGGGTTCACATCCCCCCTTACAGGGTGGAGCCGGTTGACACCACCGGTGCCGGGGATGCCTTTACGGCTGCCCTCCTGGCTGGTCTCCACTACTCGAACCTGCTCGGTGAGGATTCTATGGGTGAGGAGCATCTCAGAAAAATCGGCCGCTTTGCAAACCTTGTAGCGGCGCTTTCAACGACCCGTAGAGGAGCCTGGAGCGTTCCAAAAATGGAAGAAGTGGTCCTGATGAGGGAGTTCTGGGAGCTCTACCAGCGCTCAAGGAGGTAG
- a CDS encoding Gfo/Idh/MocA family oxidoreductase produces the protein MELKVGVIGCGNIFNLAHKKALRGIEGIRVVACMDVDPERAREGAKEFRAKAFTSLDEFLDTDVDVVEVLTPTYTHAELAVEALKAGKHVIVEKPIALTVEEGESMIKTAEKEDLHLFVGHVRRFDKRWMQMKEVIKKRNILPMHIRKAEVQNLPFPKDYWYWDENRSGGVAVDLGVHVTDFLRWFFESEPVSVYAVGKSIKEEARANGTFDHFMMMIKFEGGKTGIAEVSWAYPYPSRYGVFYHHVDIIGKNGRIRYTPLDTPVVGVAKANFEMPRFSPLLSTFPDAFERELRHFFRCIKGKEEPVVTAEDALIALKIAERAKESARKGEVVEV, from the coding sequence ATGGAGCTGAAGGTCGGAGTGATAGGCTGCGGAAACATATTCAATCTTGCCCACAAGAAGGCCCTCAGGGGAATCGAGGGCATCAGGGTCGTTGCATGCATGGACGTAGACCCAGAACGGGCCCGCGAGGGTGCGAAGGAGTTTCGGGCGAAGGCGTTCACGAGTCTCGACGAGTTTTTGGATACCGATGTTGACGTCGTTGAGGTGCTCACGCCAACCTACACCCACGCAGAACTTGCCGTTGAGGCCCTCAAGGCTGGAAAGCACGTGATAGTCGAGAAGCCGATAGCCCTCACCGTTGAAGAGGGCGAGAGTATGATAAAAACCGCCGAGAAGGAAGACCTGCACCTCTTCGTTGGTCACGTGAGGCGGTTTGACAAGAGATGGATGCAGATGAAGGAGGTCATTAAGAAGCGCAACATCCTGCCGATGCACATCAGAAAGGCCGAAGTCCAGAACCTCCCCTTCCCGAAGGACTACTGGTACTGGGACGAGAACAGGAGCGGCGGCGTCGCCGTTGACCTCGGAGTCCACGTCACGGACTTTCTGCGCTGGTTCTTCGAGAGCGAACCGGTGAGCGTCTACGCCGTCGGGAAGTCCATCAAGGAGGAGGCGAGGGCCAACGGAACGTTCGACCACTTCATGATGATGATAAAGTTCGAGGGAGGAAAGACGGGCATAGCGGAGGTCAGCTGGGCCTACCCGTATCCCTCGCGCTACGGCGTCTTCTACCACCACGTTGACATCATAGGGAAGAACGGCAGGATACGCTACACCCCGCTGGACACTCCCGTGGTTGGCGTTGCAAAGGCCAACTTCGAGATGCCGCGCTTCTCCCCGCTCCTCTCAACCTTCCCCGACGCCTTCGAGAGGGAGCTGAGGCACTTCTTCAGGTGCATCAAGGGGAAGGAAGAGCCGGTGGTTACCGCCGAGGATGCCCTGATAGCACTGAAGATTGCCGAGAGGGCAAAGGAGAGCGCCCGCAAGGGGGAGGTGGTTGAGGTATGA
- a CDS encoding rhomboid family intramembrane serine protease — protein sequence MSLEGYFHRYGKATFTLFLINVVVYVLESILSGNPFSISIEVLARLGQWNYAVLNYGWWWQLLTAMFVHVGILHIGFNMYFLLMMGRQLEGILGPKRLVMVYLVSGLAGNLLTLFLLPANSVSAGASGSLFGIVGALILITGVVGGNMQGALINAFVLFLINSLLPSVNVYAHLGGLLVGMAIGYYYGKRIKRHLMARLYGYGW from the coding sequence ATGAGTCTTGAGGGCTACTTCCACCGCTACGGGAAGGCGACCTTCACCCTCTTCCTGATAAACGTAGTGGTTTACGTCCTGGAGTCAATACTCAGCGGGAATCCCTTCAGCATAAGCATTGAAGTCTTGGCAAGGCTCGGCCAGTGGAACTACGCCGTTCTCAACTACGGATGGTGGTGGCAGCTCCTCACAGCGATGTTCGTGCACGTGGGCATACTTCACATAGGCTTCAACATGTACTTCCTCCTGATGATGGGGAGACAGCTTGAGGGAATCCTTGGGCCAAAGAGACTCGTCATGGTCTATCTCGTCTCGGGCCTGGCAGGTAACCTGCTGACTCTCTTCCTGTTGCCTGCCAACTCGGTCAGTGCCGGCGCGAGCGGCTCGCTCTTTGGCATAGTTGGGGCGCTGATACTCATAACCGGCGTCGTCGGCGGCAACATGCAGGGGGCGTTAATAAACGCCTTTGTCCTCTTCCTGATAAACAGCCTCCTGCCGAGCGTCAACGTCTACGCCCACCTTGGCGGCCTCCTTGTGGGCATGGCGATAGGCTACTACTACGGCAAACGGATCAAAAGGCACCTGATGGCGAGGCTGTACGGCTACGGGTGGTAG
- a CDS encoding glycoside hydrolase family 130 protein codes for MNPYEFRFEKLPNPVLSPSDGGFDSKNVYNPAVVKRRGKTVMLYRAEAKEEEITGRIGLALSEDGIRFIKHPEPVMEPEYGWESLGVEDPRIVRIGKTYYMTYTGYDGRTARLCIATSKNLLNWRKHGVVFEEFPFLKNGKPNWTKSGAILPEKMKSGPFGGHYIMYFGDSNIWLAYSRDLLHWEYEKEPVLRPRGHLAEPGPAPILTEEGILLIHSEAFYEDGKLVYYTHAALFGREDPRKLIWRTEEPILRPTFDWERYGWVDNVVFAEAMVEHGGRYYLYYGGADRHVGLAVGTIKLGSSQKSSNV; via the coding sequence TTGAACCCCTATGAGTTCAGGTTTGAAAAACTACCAAACCCCGTGCTCTCCCCTTCCGACGGAGGATTCGACTCAAAGAACGTCTACAATCCCGCGGTGGTCAAAAGGAGAGGAAAAACAGTCATGCTCTACCGGGCGGAGGCAAAGGAAGAGGAGATAACCGGAAGAATCGGGCTGGCGCTGAGCGAAGATGGAATTCGCTTCATCAAACACCCAGAACCTGTTATGGAGCCGGAATACGGGTGGGAGAGCCTCGGCGTTGAAGACCCCCGTATCGTGAGAATCGGAAAGACCTACTACATGACCTACACCGGCTACGATGGAAGGACGGCGCGGCTCTGCATCGCCACCTCGAAGAATCTGCTGAACTGGAGGAAGCACGGGGTGGTTTTTGAGGAGTTTCCGTTCCTCAAGAACGGAAAGCCCAACTGGACCAAGAGCGGGGCCATCCTGCCCGAAAAAATGAAGTCCGGGCCGTTCGGGGGGCACTACATCATGTACTTCGGAGATTCCAATATCTGGCTGGCATATTCAAGGGACCTCCTCCACTGGGAGTACGAAAAGGAACCCGTCCTGAGGCCGAGGGGACATCTCGCTGAGCCCGGGCCCGCACCCATCCTCACGGAGGAGGGAATACTCCTGATACACAGCGAAGCCTTCTACGAGGACGGAAAGCTCGTTTACTACACACACGCGGCCCTCTTTGGCAGGGAAGACCCGAGAAAGCTCATCTGGAGAACAGAGGAGCCTATCCTCAGGCCGACCTTCGACTGGGAGAGGTACGGCTGGGTTGACAACGTGGTTTTCGCCGAGGCAATGGTGGAGCACGGGGGCAGATACTACCTCTACTACGGCGGGGCGGATAGACACGTTGGCTTAGCGGTGGGAACCATTAAGCTGGGAAGTTCCCAAAAGTCCAGCAATGTTTAA